Proteins encoded together in one Nostoc sp. PCC 7524 window:
- a CDS encoding MFS transporter: MTSPLFQITSEQDVIKCDRTQLAMVKTTLHPFILYTGFLAFLGFGVLNPIMPTLVGLYGGTAWEVGLLYAAYSLAQFLTLPGIGCLSDVYGRRFMMLVSLFGASLGYFIFGSGGALALLFAGWLIVGLTDGTASMVFAAIADSTTHQQRTRAFSWVSAMIALGLIIGPILSGVMSGIHPSLPVYVVAIAFFVALVWGYFAMPETLPPAQRSPKPSFAQLNPFTQLQACLALPHLRWLMFSFLIVNMAMFALISNLPALANEQFNWQASQIAPLFALFGVISVFDQAIIIPWLLPRWGEVRMAFYGALITGLAFTLSGVFAITGSVMVLYISIVLVGIGQPLAETSLIGLMSKSVGEKTQGRINSNIQTVQALARMIAPLLAGWLYQNISPSTPYWLSAAQILVAAVAVKLSVQKSTMSTQNNTVLITGGSSGIGLALARKFLQENNTVIITGRNPQKLADVKKIFPDIITEVADLNDFNALQQLVNRYPNVNILINNAGIQYNYEFINPEIKVELIETELRTNLIAPLQLIKLMLPHLLTKKEAAIVNVSSGLGLVPKQSAPVYCGSKAGLHIATKALRWQLETTSIKVFEIIAPLVDTPMTQGRGKGKISPDALVDEFWDNFTRDGYEMRIGKTKLLFFLQRWFPQVAEKILRPGL; encoded by the coding sequence ATGACTTCACCATTGTTTCAGATTACATCTGAACAAGATGTTATCAAATGCGATCGCACTCAACTGGCAATGGTGAAAACAACGCTACATCCTTTTATCCTTTACACAGGCTTTTTAGCATTTTTGGGCTTCGGAGTCCTAAATCCGATTATGCCGACTTTGGTGGGGCTTTATGGTGGCACAGCATGGGAAGTTGGACTGCTATATGCCGCATACTCACTAGCCCAATTTTTGACGCTGCCAGGAATCGGCTGTCTTAGTGATGTCTATGGGCGGCGATTTATGATGCTGGTGAGCCTTTTCGGGGCTAGTTTGGGATATTTCATCTTTGGGAGTGGCGGCGCATTAGCGTTACTGTTTGCGGGATGGCTGATTGTGGGGCTAACCGATGGTACTGCTAGCATGGTGTTTGCAGCGATCGCAGATTCTACCACCCATCAACAGCGCACTCGTGCTTTTTCCTGGGTGAGTGCGATGATAGCCCTAGGGTTGATTATCGGCCCCATTTTGAGTGGAGTCATGTCTGGGATTCATCCTAGTTTACCTGTGTATGTTGTGGCGATCGCCTTTTTTGTGGCTTTGGTGTGGGGGTATTTCGCCATGCCAGAAACTTTACCGCCAGCCCAGCGTTCTCCCAAACCTAGCTTTGCTCAATTAAATCCCTTCACGCAATTGCAAGCCTGTCTCGCATTGCCGCATCTGCGCTGGCTGATGTTCAGCTTTTTGATTGTCAATATGGCTATGTTTGCGCTCATTTCTAACTTGCCTGCTTTAGCAAATGAGCAATTTAATTGGCAAGCATCACAAATTGCCCCGTTATTTGCCCTATTTGGTGTAATTAGCGTTTTCGATCAAGCAATTATTATTCCGTGGTTATTGCCCAGATGGGGCGAAGTCCGCATGGCATTTTATGGCGCGTTAATCACCGGATTAGCTTTTACTTTGTCTGGCGTATTCGCAATTACTGGCTCAGTAATGGTTCTCTATATCAGTATTGTACTTGTAGGAATTGGACAGCCTTTAGCAGAAACTTCCTTAATTGGATTGATGTCCAAAAGCGTTGGGGAAAAAACTCAAGGGCGAATCAACAGCAATATTCAGACAGTACAAGCTTTAGCTAGAATGATTGCCCCATTGTTAGCTGGTTGGTTATATCAAAACATTAGCCCATCTACACCTTATTGGTTAAGTGCTGCCCAAATCCTTGTAGCTGCTGTTGCTGTCAAGTTGTCAGTGCAGAAATCTACAATGTCAACCCAAAATAATACAGTTTTAATTACTGGCGGTTCATCAGGAATTGGTTTAGCACTGGCGCGAAAGTTTCTGCAAGAAAACAATACAGTGATTATTACTGGACGTAATCCCCAAAAATTAGCTGATGTCAAGAAAATATTTCCTGATATTATCACTGAAGTTGCTGATTTAAATGATTTCAATGCCTTGCAACAGCTAGTCAATCGCTACCCAAATGTAAATATTTTGATTAACAATGCAGGAATTCAATACAACTATGAATTTATTAATCCAGAGATAAAAGTAGAGTTAATTGAGACAGAATTACGCACCAATTTAATTGCTCCATTGCAATTAATTAAATTGATGTTACCCCATCTGCTGACAAAAAAAGAAGCGGCTATTGTCAATGTTTCCTCTGGTTTAGGATTAGTTCCTAAACAAAGTGCGCCTGTCTACTGCGGTAGTAAAGCTGGACTACATATTGCTACAAAAGCTTTGCGCTGGCAATTGGAAACCACATCTATTAAAGTGTTTGAAATTATTGCGCCTTTAGTGGATACACCGATGACTCAAGGACGGGGTAAAGGGAAAATCTCACCTGATGCGTTAGTAGATGAATTCTGGGATAATTTTACACGCGATGGCTATGAGATGCGAATCGGTAAAACTAAACTGCTGTTTTTCCTCCAGAGATGGTTTCCCCAAGTAGCTGAGAAGATTCTCCGCCCTGGACTTTAG
- a CDS encoding type II toxin-antitoxin system VapC family toxin — MRKVFADTGYWIALLNPNDELNLKARSVTASLSANARIVTSEMVFTELLNAFSKQGSILKKTAISLINKSFSNPNIEIIPQTSELFIGALELYSQRLDQGWSHTDCASFKIMEMQNLSEALAYDKHFEQAGFIALLRY, encoded by the coding sequence ATGAGAAAGGTATTTGCTGATACAGGTTATTGGATTGCTCTACTAAATCCTAACGATGAATTAAATCTGAAAGCTAGAAGTGTAACTGCATCTTTATCAGCTAATGCACGCATAGTTACCAGTGAAATGGTATTCACGGAATTATTGAATGCTTTTTCTAAACAAGGAAGTATTTTAAAAAAAACAGCAATTAGTTTAATTAATAAATCTTTTAGTAACCCTAATATTGAGATTATCCCCCAAACGAGTGAATTGTTTATTGGCGCACTCGAATTGTATAGCCAACGTCTAGATCAAGGTTGGAGTCATACAGATTGCGCTTCATTTAAAATCATGGAAATGCAAAATCTTTCAGAGGCTCTAGCTTATGATAAACACTTTGAACAAGCAGGTTTTATAGCTTTGCTTCGGTATTGA
- the aroH gene encoding chorismate mutase, with product MEWRMQAIRGATTVSENTVEAMREAVTELLDELERRNQLQPEDMISVTFSVTRDLDAVFPAAIARPRPGWDNVAMLDVQQMHVEGSLQRCIRFLIHAYLPTSTPIHHIYLREAKKLRPDWSLPQVLQAPQQVVESKV from the coding sequence GTGGAGTGGCGAATGCAGGCGATTCGTGGAGCAACAACAGTTTCTGAAAACACAGTGGAAGCCATGCGAGAAGCGGTGACAGAACTGCTAGACGAACTGGAAAGGCGAAATCAACTCCAGCCAGAAGACATGATTAGTGTGACGTTTTCTGTAACCCGTGATTTAGACGCGGTTTTTCCAGCTGCGATCGCCAGACCCCGCCCAGGTTGGGATAATGTCGCTATGCTAGATGTGCAGCAAATGCACGTCGAAGGCAGTTTACAGCGTTGCATTCGGTTTTTAATCCACGCCTATCTACCCACCTCTACGCCCATTCATCATATTTATTTGCGCGAAGCTAAAAAGTTGCGTCCTGATTGGAGTTTACCCCAGGTGTTACAAGCCCCGCAGCAAGTAGTGGAGTCAAAAGTTTAA
- the sppA gene encoding signal peptide peptidase SppA: MVWPFKSKFRKQIARIEITGAIASATRKRVLEALKTVEEKKFPALLLRIDSPGGTVGDSQEIYSALKRLREKIKIVASFGNISASGGVYIGMGAEHIMANPGTITGSIGVILRGNNLERLLEKIGVSFKVIKSGPYKDILAFDRELTAPEQDILQELIDTSYQQFVQTVAEGRSLAVEKVKSFADGRIFTGQQALELGIVDRLGTEEEARRWTAELVGLDPEKTPCYTLEERKPLLSRILPGSRQVSSRLGAGVDWLEFEMSTSGLPLWLYRP; the protein is encoded by the coding sequence ATGGTTTGGCCTTTCAAGTCCAAGTTTCGTAAACAAATTGCTCGAATTGAAATTACAGGTGCGATCGCTAGTGCTACGCGCAAACGGGTACTAGAAGCCTTAAAAACTGTCGAGGAAAAGAAATTTCCGGCTTTACTGCTACGCATCGATAGCCCCGGCGGAACAGTTGGGGATTCCCAAGAAATTTACAGTGCCTTGAAGCGGTTACGGGAAAAAATCAAAATAGTCGCCAGTTTTGGCAATATTTCGGCTTCCGGTGGCGTTTACATTGGTATGGGCGCTGAACATATCATGGCTAACCCTGGAACTATCACAGGTAGCATTGGTGTAATTCTGCGGGGGAATAACTTAGAACGCCTGTTAGAAAAGATTGGTGTTTCCTTCAAAGTAATTAAGTCTGGCCCTTATAAAGATATTTTGGCATTTGATCGGGAACTAACCGCACCAGAACAAGATATTTTGCAGGAGTTGATTGACACCAGTTATCAGCAGTTTGTCCAGACTGTTGCCGAGGGACGGTCTTTAGCAGTAGAAAAAGTTAAAAGCTTTGCTGATGGACGGATTTTCACTGGGCAGCAAGCTTTAGAATTGGGTATTGTAGATCGCCTGGGAACTGAAGAAGAAGCCCGCCGTTGGACAGCAGAGTTAGTTGGACTTGATCCAGAGAAAACACCCTGTTATACGCTAGAAGAAAGAAAACCCTTGTTGAGTCGGATTCTACCTGGGAGTCGCCAAGTTTCTTCTAGACTAGGTGCAGGAGTTGACTGGCTCGAATTTGAAATGTCTACCAGTGGTTTACCGTTGTGGTTATATAGGCCGTGA
- a CDS encoding MlaE family lipid ABC transporter permease subunit has translation MSQTTSKFGLGTWGQRLLAAVFLGGQAIIHLLRGKIHWRNTTEQMAAVGPDSLFIALLTAIFVGAVFTIQVAREFINFGAGNLVGGVLAVALTRELSPVLTAVILAGRVGSAFAAEIGTMRVTEQIDAMLMLRTDPIDYLVIPRLIACGLMLPILTLLSLVTGMLGGLLIASNMYGISDTVFLDSARNLVVSWDILSAMIKACCFGMLIAIIGCSWGLTTTGGAKGVGQSTTTAVVTALLIIFISNFFLSWIMFQGPGSALLKGF, from the coding sequence TTGAGTCAAACTACATCTAAATTCGGGTTAGGAACGTGGGGTCAGCGATTGCTGGCGGCGGTTTTTTTAGGTGGACAAGCTATCATTCACCTATTGAGGGGTAAAATCCACTGGCGCAATACTACAGAGCAAATGGCAGCCGTAGGGCCAGATTCCTTATTTATTGCATTGTTAACTGCTATTTTTGTCGGCGCAGTATTTACTATTCAGGTGGCGAGGGAATTTATTAATTTTGGTGCGGGGAATCTTGTAGGGGGTGTATTGGCGGTAGCCTTAACACGAGAATTATCACCAGTGCTGACAGCAGTCATATTAGCCGGGCGTGTTGGTTCTGCCTTCGCCGCAGAAATTGGCACAATGCGAGTTACTGAACAAATTGATGCCATGTTAATGCTCAGAACCGACCCGATTGATTATTTAGTTATTCCCCGTCTCATAGCTTGTGGCTTGATGCTACCAATTTTAACCCTTCTATCTCTGGTGACAGGAATGTTGGGAGGGTTGCTGATTGCATCTAATATGTATGGCATCTCGGACACTGTATTTTTAGATTCTGCACGCAATCTTGTCGTCAGTTGGGATATTTTAAGTGCCATGATCAAAGCCTGTTGCTTTGGGATGTTAATTGCCATCATCGGTTGTAGTTGGGGTTTAACCACTACAGGAGGAGCCAAAGGCGTAGGACAATCAACCACAACTGCCGTTGTCACCGCTTTGCTCATTATCTTTATCAGCAATTTTTTCCTATCATGGATAATGTTCCAGGGTCCCGGTAGCGCACTATTGAAAGGTTTTTAA
- a CDS encoding DUF3119 family protein: MTSSIAPNSAATVELKPSYNIPVILVITAIPLMFIQPLLGAVFAFLGLFLLFQTVTLRLEFTATDLDIKRGETLIRRFPYREWQNWRIFWNRVPILFYFKEINSIHFLPILFDPNTLRSCLEERCPRI; the protein is encoded by the coding sequence GTGACAAGTTCAATTGCTCCAAACTCCGCAGCAACTGTGGAACTGAAACCTAGTTACAATATCCCTGTAATTCTGGTAATTACTGCCATTCCACTCATGTTTATACAACCCTTGTTAGGAGCGGTGTTTGCGTTTTTGGGTTTATTTCTCTTATTTCAAACCGTGACGTTACGTTTGGAATTTACCGCCACTGATTTAGATATTAAACGCGGCGAAACCCTAATTCGGCGTTTTCCTTACCGAGAATGGCAAAACTGGCGGATATTCTGGAACAGAGTGCCTATTTTGTTTTATTTTAAAGAAATTAACAGCATTCACTTTTTGCCGATTTTATTTGACCCTAATACCCTCAGAAGTTGCTTAGAAGAACGTTGCCCACGTATTTAG
- a CDS encoding DUF3086 domain-containing protein: MNPEESQTPEQIDEWLEQIQLENPQPENQENSSVEIAVDLEAQNQFVEPQSDNTNFDSPVFNEVGDSTGDSTEEFVQQLAEESTTLGSEIESDTQESSLYAQAEQRIAELQSTEAALKQEIATLQTTYNTLKAQLGETQSALGKIVQESLGQLEQRKQTLQISIEQLERRQERIRNEMRTTFAGASQDLAIRVQGFKDYLTGSLQDLAAAAEQLQLVPPVTEREKPAVVVKEAKQAQPQPGTPQFAAQQFQDTTKQIRRLIDQYRNKPDYYGPAWQLRRTFEPVHAERVANWFFNQGGRGALRTMGSRLQNVLIASAAISILHKLYGDRLRTLVLANTPERLGEWRRGLQDCLGIGRPDFGPDRGVVLFETADALAQKADRLVKANQLPLILIDDSEEQISLGLLQFPLWLAFAPDPKTMRSYDDDF, from the coding sequence ATGAACCCAGAGGAATCTCAAACCCCAGAACAAATTGATGAATGGTTGGAGCAAATCCAATTAGAAAACCCTCAGCCGGAGAATCAAGAGAACTCATCCGTAGAGATAGCTGTGGACTTAGAAGCCCAAAATCAATTTGTTGAGCCACAATCAGACAATACAAATTTTGACTCACCTGTCTTTAATGAAGTTGGAGATAGTACAGGAGATTCAACAGAAGAGTTTGTCCAGCAATTGGCAGAGGAAAGCACAACACTGGGATCAGAAATAGAATCAGACACACAAGAAAGTTCACTATACGCACAAGCAGAACAACGCATCGCTGAACTGCAAAGCACCGAAGCAGCCCTGAAACAAGAAATAGCTACTCTGCAAACTACATACAATACTCTGAAGGCACAACTGGGTGAAACTCAATCTGCACTAGGAAAAATTGTGCAAGAGTCTTTAGGGCAATTAGAACAACGCAAACAAACCCTACAAATTTCTATAGAGCAATTAGAACGCCGCCAAGAAAGGATTCGCAATGAAATGCGAACAACTTTTGCGGGTGCGTCTCAAGACTTGGCAATTCGGGTACAAGGTTTTAAAGATTATCTCACGGGTAGTTTACAGGATTTGGCAGCAGCAGCAGAACAATTACAGTTAGTACCTCCTGTGACTGAAAGAGAAAAACCAGCTGTAGTTGTCAAAGAAGCTAAACAGGCACAACCCCAACCAGGAACTCCGCAATTTGCCGCACAACAATTTCAAGACACAACTAAGCAAATCCGTCGTCTAATTGACCAATACCGCAATAAGCCTGATTACTATGGCCCGGCTTGGCAGCTACGCCGTACATTTGAACCAGTCCATGCTGAACGAGTAGCTAATTGGTTTTTTAACCAAGGTGGACGGGGTGCTTTGCGAACAATGGGTAGCCGCTTGCAGAATGTTTTGATTGCTTCGGCGGCAATTTCGATATTGCATAAACTGTATGGCGATCGCCTCCGTACCCTGGTTTTAGCTAACACACCAGAACGCCTCGGTGAATGGCGGCGTGGTTTACAAGATTGTCTAGGTATAGGTCGTCCAGATTTTGGACCTGACCGGGGGGTAGTATTATTTGAAACAGCAGATGCCTTAGCTCAAAAAGCAGATCGTTTAGTGAAAGCCAATCAACTACCCTTAATTCTGATTGACGATTCTGAGGAGCAGATTAGCCTGGGACTACTGCAATTTCCCCTGTGGTTAGCTTTTGCTCCTGATCCTAAAACCATGAGAAGTTATGATGATGATTTTTGA
- a CDS encoding Uma2 family endonuclease: MNGTEDQMVVTLQLRQIDVQPGQCLTLRDISWAEFKAILEELGEHRAARVAYYQGVLEIRMPLPEHEFTKELIGDMVKLVLDELDLDWEPYGSTTFKRPEMSAGVEPDTCFYIQNARQMIGKRRLDLLVDPPPDLAIEIDVTSKTQLSAYVALKVPEIWCYADGKLKVFVLHQQEYIEVETSPIFGKLPVIEGILQFLKLSLTKGSSTARRAFRQWLHEVLTK; this comes from the coding sequence ATGAACGGTACGGAGGATCAAATGGTTGTTACACTGCAACTACGTCAAATTGATGTTCAACCAGGGCAGTGCTTGACATTGCGGGATATTAGTTGGGCAGAGTTTAAAGCAATTTTAGAAGAACTGGGAGAACATCGCGCCGCACGAGTCGCTTATTATCAAGGGGTGCTAGAGATTCGGATGCCGTTACCAGAACATGAATTTACCAAGGAACTCATTGGTGACATGGTTAAGCTTGTACTGGATGAGTTAGATCTTGACTGGGAACCTTACGGCTCAACCACATTTAAGCGTCCAGAAATGTCAGCAGGTGTAGAACCAGATACCTGTTTCTATATCCAAAACGCTCGTCAAATGATCGGCAAGCGACGGTTAGATTTATTAGTTGATCCACCACCGGATTTAGCCATTGAAATCGATGTCACTTCCAAAACTCAGTTGTCAGCTTATGTGGCGTTGAAAGTACCTGAAATCTGGTGTTATGCAGATGGCAAGTTAAAAGTTTTTGTGCTGCATCAACAAGAGTATATTGAGGTAGAAACTAGCCCCATATTTGGGAAATTGCCTGTGATTGAGGGAATATTGCAGTTTTTAAAATTGAGTTTGACAAAAGGATCTAGTACAGCAAGACGAGCATTTCGTCAGTGGTTGCATGAAGTGTTAACAAAATAA
- the plsY gene encoding glycerol-3-phosphate 1-O-acyltransferase PlsY, translated as MAVWLSLCGAVVLLAYLLGSFPTGYIAVKQLKGIDIREVGSGSTGATNVLRTLGKGPGAFVLLVDCLKGVLAIALVYYLFNFASMQNLIPSTVDVKLWQPWLVTLVGLAAILGHSKSIFLGFTGGKSVATSLGILLAMCWQVGLATLGVFAIVVGISRIVSLSSIAGAIAVSIFMVIFHQPLPYILFGVAGGVYVILRHRGNIERLLAGTEPKIGQKLATETENNA; from the coding sequence ATGGCTGTTTGGTTAAGTTTGTGTGGTGCAGTTGTACTTTTAGCTTACCTTTTAGGTTCTTTCCCCACTGGGTATATTGCTGTCAAACAACTCAAGGGTATTGATATCCGGGAAGTGGGTTCAGGCTCAACAGGTGCAACCAATGTTCTCAGAACCTTGGGTAAAGGGCCAGGGGCATTCGTTTTATTAGTAGATTGTTTAAAGGGAGTATTAGCGATCGCTCTAGTCTACTATTTATTCAACTTCGCCTCTATGCAAAATCTGATTCCCAGCACAGTAGATGTAAAACTTTGGCAACCTTGGCTAGTTACTTTAGTAGGTTTAGCCGCTATCTTGGGACACAGTAAGTCTATCTTTTTAGGCTTTACAGGTGGTAAATCTGTCGCCACCAGCTTGGGGATTTTGTTGGCGATGTGTTGGCAAGTGGGTTTGGCTACATTGGGTGTGTTTGCCATCGTGGTAGGAATATCGCGGATTGTATCATTGAGTTCAATTGCTGGAGCGATCGCAGTTTCTATTTTCATGGTAATTTTCCACCAACCCTTACCCTATATTTTGTTTGGTGTGGCTGGTGGGGTGTATGTCATTTTGCGACACCGAGGTAACATTGAGCGTTTGCTAGCAGGTACAGAACCAAAAATTGGACAGAAGCTAGCAACTGAAACAGAAAATAACGCATAA
- a CDS encoding TIGR03643 family protein yields the protein MNLPELDSTTIDRIIEMAWEDRTPFDAIEIQFGLSEKEVINLMRREMKESSFRMWRERVTKRKTKHLRKRNFIAGRFKSDNQK from the coding sequence ATGAACTTACCCGAACTAGATTCTACAACCATAGATCGCATTATAGAAATGGCCTGGGAAGATAGAACACCTTTTGATGCTATTGAAATTCAATTTGGCTTATCAGAAAAAGAGGTAATTAACCTCATGAGGCGAGAAATGAAAGAATCTAGTTTTCGGATGTGGAGGGAACGAGTTACCAAGCGCAAAACGAAACACCTACGTAAGCGAAATTTTATTGCAGGCAGGTTTAAATCAGATAATCAAAAATAA
- a CDS encoding DUF3370 domain-containing protein gives MPTKLISPLLIILLGLTLTPTAGCTKNKSDSAVAQNSPNPAHQIIVQPGEVRPLPGKLDNIPVFNSNSPEWIKTEGILLSTFPATGRKTTTAHLNFPLQGRFDLFAHHYTHTPKDLQTLYLGVIVQNPGKQPVTINVLQAASYLMQDAPFVTLPSYRENNDGKVYSGPGARAVADVLRGVRQADFPAKLVIPPGQSRMLLNHPIPVRNLERPVNGRSSFMRLRSNGKVYAASLAMFAKKNADGSDRAPTQAEWQALLNNGNFAGPRDKTPTPPNATSGALIYGRVAGVSQGSRWQANLVNPQATTLTIPESGKGISYPLVSLRGGRLGTGQNQTAKLLVRYPDTAYEAHGNYGVEYNLSLPLKNNTNQTQKVTVTLETPLKEDKLSQGGIRFRKPSLDFPFFRGTVRLRYVDDQGKQQSRYIHLWHRTGQVLEPLVQLVMPPSSNRNVQVDVIYPPDSTPPQVLTVRTL, from the coding sequence ATGCCAACTAAATTAATATCACCTTTATTGATAATTTTATTAGGGTTGACTCTGACTCCAACTGCCGGATGTACTAAAAATAAAAGTGATTCAGCCGTTGCTCAAAATTCACCCAATCCAGCACACCAAATCATTGTCCAACCTGGAGAAGTAAGACCTTTACCTGGCAAGTTAGATAACATCCCTGTCTTTAACAGTAATAGTCCAGAATGGATTAAAACTGAGGGCATTTTACTGTCTACCTTCCCAGCAACTGGCAGAAAAACCACAACCGCGCACCTCAATTTTCCTTTACAGGGACGCTTTGATTTATTTGCTCACCACTATACTCACACGCCCAAAGACTTACAAACTCTATACCTGGGGGTAATTGTCCAAAACCCTGGTAAGCAACCTGTAACCATTAATGTATTGCAAGCAGCTAGTTATTTGATGCAGGATGCACCCTTTGTCACCTTACCCTCTTACAGAGAAAATAATGATGGTAAAGTATACTCCGGGCCGGGTGCTAGGGCTGTTGCTGATGTACTGCGGGGTGTGCGACAAGCTGACTTTCCAGCCAAGTTAGTCATTCCTCCAGGACAAAGCCGGATGTTGTTGAATCATCCTATTCCAGTGCGGAATTTGGAAAGACCTGTGAACGGTCGGTCTAGCTTTATGCGATTGCGGAGTAATGGTAAGGTTTATGCGGCGAGTTTGGCGATGTTTGCCAAGAAAAATGCTGATGGTTCTGATCGCGCACCAACTCAGGCTGAATGGCAAGCTTTGCTCAATAACGGTAACTTCGCCGGGCCAAGGGATAAAACACCCACTCCTCCTAATGCTACCAGTGGGGCGTTGATTTATGGACGGGTGGCTGGCGTTTCCCAAGGTTCGAGGTGGCAAGCGAACTTAGTAAATCCTCAAGCGACAACACTTACTATTCCTGAATCTGGTAAAGGTATTTCTTACCCGTTAGTGAGTTTGCGGGGTGGACGTTTAGGCACTGGACAAAACCAAACCGCCAAATTGCTGGTACGGTATCCTGACACAGCCTATGAAGCGCATGGTAATTATGGAGTGGAATATAATCTCAGTTTGCCCTTAAAAAATAATACCAATCAAACTCAAAAGGTGACAGTCACCTTAGAAACACCTTTGAAGGAAGATAAATTATCTCAAGGTGGGATACGTTTTCGTAAACCTTCCCTTGATTTTCCCTTTTTTAGAGGGACTGTTAGGTTACGTTATGTGGATGACCAAGGCAAACAACAAAGTCGCTACATACATCTATGGCATAGAACTGGTCAGGTTTTAGAACCATTGGTGCAGTTGGTTATGCCACCATCTAGTAACCGTAATGTGCAGGTAGATGTGATTTATCCTCCAGATTCCACTCCACCGCAGGTTTTGACGGTGAGAACTTTGTAA
- a CDS encoding 4-Cys prefix domain-containing protein has translation MSLCINPSCTQPQNRDDELFCLTCGSELLLKGRYRVMRQLGGGGFGLTFEVNEVRSNTPKVLKVLINNQEWLQWMLANTVAWVVGFTMFNMNRFNSNFLIGFTLVILLPATLWGGMQWFILRRLFPCKWWVVLTVLGVTVGFFLSAGIYDNWRFLGWVWVAMSGAVWGGVLGITQWLMLRWQFSHSSWWLVANTILGSLIIYSFYAGSLVYGFVALTGFGAVTGGTLVWLMRQPAVKY, from the coding sequence ATGAGCCTCTGCATAAACCCCAGTTGTACACAGCCGCAAAATCGTGATGATGAGCTATTTTGTTTGACTTGTGGCTCAGAACTGCTATTAAAAGGACGTTATCGAGTAATGCGTCAGTTGGGTGGTGGTGGCTTTGGCTTAACTTTTGAAGTCAACGAAGTGCGTAGTAACACCCCCAAGGTTCTCAAAGTCCTGATTAACAATCAAGAGTGGCTGCAATGGATGTTAGCAAACACTGTGGCGTGGGTTGTAGGGTTTACTATGTTCAATATGAACCGATTTAATAGTAATTTTTTGATTGGTTTCACGCTTGTTATTTTATTGCCCGCTACTTTGTGGGGGGGTATGCAATGGTTCATACTGAGGAGGTTGTTTCCCTGCAAGTGGTGGGTTGTGTTAACAGTTTTAGGCGTGACTGTAGGATTTTTTTTGTCTGCTGGGATTTACGATAATTGGAGGTTTTTAGGTTGGGTTTGGGTAGCTATGTCTGGTGCGGTGTGGGGAGGTGTACTTGGCATAACGCAATGGTTAATGCTGAGGTGGCAATTCTCTCACAGTAGTTGGTGGCTTGTAGCAAATACTATCTTGGGTTCACTAATAATTTACAGTTTTTATGCGGGTAGTTTAGTTTATGGTTTTGTGGCTCTTACAGGTTTCGGAGCAGTTACAGGGGGTACTCTAGTTTGGCTGATGAGACAGCCTGCTGTAAAATATTAA
- a CDS encoding DUF6887 family protein — protein sequence MSQPNFQAMSIKELHTYVLAHRENIEAFHTYVDKLHVQATWIEMPPLQSLDDLQNYPEFLNKLNKGSDS from the coding sequence GTGAGTCAGCCTAATTTCCAAGCAATGAGTATAAAAGAACTACATACGTATGTTTTGGCGCACCGAGAAAATATAGAAGCCTTCCATACTTACGTGGACAAACTACACGTACAAGCAACATGGATTGAAATGCCACCTTTGCAATCTTTAGATGACTTGCAAAATTACCCTGAATTTCTCAACAAGTTGAATAAAGGTTCAGATTCTTAA
- a CDS encoding DUF6888 family protein codes for MIPTLEQKTQCFILCCWLTKLYLPISLVRVDERTGNTFLLAGEENIIEIYPNGKWRYVV; via the coding sequence ATTATTCCTACACTTGAGCAAAAAACCCAGTGCTTTATCTTGTGCTGTTGGTTAACAAAATTGTACTTGCCTATTAGTCTTGTAAGAGTGGATGAGCGTACAGGCAATACCTTTCTATTAGCGGGTGAAGAAAATATTATAGAGATATATCCCAATGGCAAATGGAGGTATGTAGTGTGA